ATACCCATATATCTCGTCGCTAACACAAACAACTGGAGTATTTGGTAGGCGACGCTCGCCTCCCAGGCAGGATCGGACTAAGCGGCAGCCCTTGAAATTTTCCGTTTGTCGCCTGCCGCCCTCGGCATCTCGCTGTAATGAAGGCATGAAGCTTTCGTTTCCGCCATTCACCTGTGCCGCCGATGGCAGGCCCAGGCTGGGAACAGGCACAATGAGTTCTTGTGCGTTAATCGTTATTGAAAAGCTCACGCACTGCCTCGCAACTCAGATGAAATACAGATGTAACTATTTTTGTGGGTATTCACATGaagtagaagaaaaaaataaaaattatacatCACACTCCTAAATAAGTCCATTCATATAATTGAGTATTTCGGATTTCAGAATACGTGCATGCTTCCAAACTTCACACTACAGAAGAATATCACAACAGTACCAAACAATAGATCATATGACTATAGGCGTGTAAGTAATTCAGTACTAGTACACATAGAACCAATCAAACAGAAAAGAGTCATAGAAGGTCTGAACTCTCATGAATACACATACATATGCTTCTAAACTAAAACACATCTTTGAGCTACAACAGCACCATTAACTGCAACCCCAAGCAAAAATTATAACTTAGATTTCCACTACTAATCCTAAAATTACTTGTCGTTTCCAAAAGAACTGATAGATATGGTTCTTGTGTCCTTGGCGGATATCGCCATATCAGGCTCCCGACAAGGTGGGGACGGCAGCGGCTTCCCACTTCCCAGTCTCCTGTTGGATCGGCGGCAGTAAGCCAGTAACTGCCCTAGGCCCTAGCCTCGAATCCTCGATGCCGCACCAGTTCTCCCTGCAGGGATTCCTCGCTTCTATTTCTCGTATATAGAATGGATATGGCTTTGGGATAGTTAGGCTGCACAACATAGCTGGACGCTGAGGTGAACGACGTCCAGACCTGGACGCTATGGAAAGCAACGTCCTTTTTTGGACGCTATTAGAATTAGCGTCCATCCTATTTTGCTAAATAGCAACTCCTATTTACCATAAATTTAATCTGTGGATTAATAATtactataaataaaaaaatcggCTTTTTAGGAGTTCTATTTCTTCCAGTATAGTGAGGTGACGAGATGCATTAATTGTTTCCACTGTACCAAACCTATTATTTTTTCGAAACTAATCAAGTTGTAGTATAAAATACACAGCTATAGGTATTTCAGGTGATCCTGGTTCACAATCTATCTAGTCGTAAAGCATGTGGAGGTAGTCTTAATAAAAGTGGAGATACAAGTGCACAAATGGAAAGAAGATTCGGAGACAACATCATATAAACCTGATCACATATAGCACTCAAAGATCACTGTGACAGCTTTTGGCATTCCCTTGAACTCTAAAAGTGATACATTaacttaactaattaaaattccttccaaaagagaaaaaagggtACAACAAACTAGAAATGATGGAGCCCTTTATTAGTTGCTCCCTAATACATCAAAGGATaaaatcaaaacaaaacaaatactaCCATATCAAGGTGAATGAAATTATTAATGATAACGTGGGCTCCAATGTAACTTTGGTCGGCACAtagaaatgaaaattttaaggGTTGGCATCACCGTAACCAGATCCACCACCCCCACCGCTTCCGCTCCCACCGCTTTGGCCACCACCGTTGCCGTTACCATCGCCAGTTGCATTGGCATTTGCATATGGCGGGGAGGATGTAGGGGAAGCACCACCGTCTGCCGCAGCAGATCCGGTTCCGCTGCCAGTGCCAGTCCCATAACCGCCGGATCCATCAACACCTCCAGCTTGTCCACCGGcaacaccaccaccgcctcctccggcgCTCGCACTCCCACCACCCTGGCTCACCGAGCCCGAGCTCGAGCCTTGGCCTGATCCAGAACCAAAACCAGTACCATTGTACTGCGAGCCACCTCCACCCCAACCCCCTCCCCCAGCATTCGCATGGGTTCCGCTCCCGCTCTGGCTAACTCCATAACCATTCCCGTTCCCTACACCGCCGCCATTCACGTACCCACCACCACTCCCGGTACCCGAGCCTTGACCTTGAGCATTGGCTAATCTAGACACCCTTGCGGCATTGGCTAACCCAATGCTCATGAGGACAACGAAGCTAAGAGCTACAAGCTTTGTTGCCGCCATTTTTGAGCTTAGCTAAGTATGCTTAGATGGGATGGATGATAACCCATGGATTGCTTGGGTATTTATAGGGCTGGATGGAGGTGTTCATAGTTATTTTTATGTTAGTGGCATCACTGCAATGCATTGATGGAAGTGTCTAGAATATGGCGAGTTGGTGAAAATGTACTAGGTCTAGGAGTGTAGCTAGCTGTAGCTAGTgatacttatttttaattaaccGGCCGGATCCAATCTTGTTTGACTGCCACAAAACTTATTACTATACCCCGTAATTAAAATATGTGTGATGTTGACTTCGAATCGCTTAAACCTATAGCTTAGTCCAAATTGAGAGGTGTTGACGATGAGCATCTGAAATTCATGGAGGGTGTTCGGATCGTAAAGGAA
Above is a window of Oryza sativa Japonica Group chromosome 10, ASM3414082v1 DNA encoding:
- the LOC4348776 gene encoding glycine-rich cell wall structural protein 2-like; this translates as MAATKLVALSFVVLMSIGLANAARVSRLANAQGQGSGTGSGGGYVNGGGVGNGNGYGVSQSGSGTHANAGGGGWGGGGSQYNGTGFGSGSGQGSSSGSVSQGGGSASAGGGGGGVAGGQAGGVDGSGGYGTGTGSGTGSAAADGGASPTSSPPYANANATGDGNGNGGGQSGGSGSGGGGGSGYGDANP